One window of Microbacterium sediminis genomic DNA carries:
- a CDS encoding MFS transporter, translating into MTTTVTPTAPARDLRDHLERAPMSLYQWLIVACAVLLNALDGFDVASMSFVSVRVEEEFGLTGTELGVVISATLIGMAIGSIAIGRIADLIGRRWTVLGSTALATLGMYLAASATDVTQLGIWRVLTGLGVGGILTSITVISAEFASNRWRGLAIGIYAAGYGVGAFAGGIAANGLQADFGWRAVFLAGALASTVLLVILVLVLPESVQFLTRRPGSDKALARIARRVGFDPARASVVAERSAATEGTHAGLKGIFGGGAATVTLLLWLAFFTVMFGFYFVNSWTPRLMVDAGMTAEQGVIIGMMLAIGGALGSVLYGVGAARIDREKLLLGFLGLSAIAIIAFVLTTSILVLAFVLGVVVGMLVNGCVAGLYAVAPTRYGTFARATGVGAALGVGRAGAILAPIAAGSLIDVGWTNVALYSTTAGLLLVGGVAVFLLTRRPVAPDAV; encoded by the coding sequence ATGACGACGACTGTCACCCCCACCGCCCCCGCCCGTGACCTGCGCGATCACCTCGAGCGCGCGCCGATGTCGCTGTACCAATGGCTCATCGTCGCCTGCGCCGTGCTGCTGAACGCCCTCGATGGCTTCGACGTGGCCTCGATGTCGTTCGTGTCGGTGCGGGTCGAGGAGGAGTTCGGCCTCACCGGCACCGAGCTCGGCGTCGTCATCAGCGCCACGCTGATCGGCATGGCGATCGGATCGATCGCGATCGGCCGCATCGCCGATCTCATCGGCCGCCGCTGGACCGTGCTGGGCTCCACCGCGCTCGCGACGCTCGGCATGTACCTCGCCGCCAGCGCCACCGACGTGACCCAGCTCGGCATCTGGCGCGTGCTGACCGGCCTCGGCGTCGGCGGCATCCTCACGAGCATCACCGTGATCAGCGCCGAGTTCGCCTCCAACCGCTGGCGCGGCCTCGCGATCGGTATCTACGCCGCCGGCTACGGGGTCGGCGCCTTCGCGGGCGGCATCGCCGCCAACGGGCTGCAGGCCGACTTCGGCTGGCGCGCGGTGTTCCTCGCCGGCGCCCTCGCGAGCACCGTGCTGCTGGTGATCCTCGTCCTCGTGCTGCCCGAGTCGGTGCAGTTCCTCACGCGCCGCCCCGGGTCGGACAAGGCCCTGGCCCGCATCGCCCGCCGTGTGGGCTTCGACCCGGCGCGCGCCTCGGTCGTCGCCGAGCGCAGCGCGGCCACGGAGGGCACCCACGCCGGCCTCAAGGGCATCTTCGGCGGCGGTGCCGCCACCGTGACGCTGCTGCTGTGGCTGGCGTTCTTCACCGTGATGTTCGGCTTCTACTTCGTCAACTCGTGGACGCCGCGCCTCATGGTCGACGCGGGCATGACCGCCGAGCAGGGCGTGATCATCGGCATGATGCTCGCCATCGGCGGGGCGCTGGGCTCGGTGCTCTACGGCGTCGGCGCCGCCCGGATCGATCGCGAGAAGCTGCTGCTCGGCTTCCTCGGGCTCTCGGCGATCGCGATCATCGCGTTCGTGCTCACCACGTCGATCCTCGTGCTCGCGTTCGTGCTCGGCGTCGTGGTCGGCATGCTCGTCAACGGCTGCGTCGCCGGCCTGTACGCGGTCGCCCCGACCCGGTACGGCACCTTCGCCCGCGCGACCGGCGTGGGCGCGGCGCTCGGCGTGGGGCGCGCGGGGGCGATCCTCGCCCCGATCGCCGCCGGCTCGCTGATCGACGTCGGCTGGACCAACGTCGCGCTGTACTCGACCACGGCAGGCCTGCTGCTCGTCGGCGGCGTCGCCGTGTTCCTGCTCACCCGGCGCCCCGTCGCACCCGACGCCGTCTGA
- a CDS encoding HU family DNA-binding protein, with translation MADKNITKTELVASIASATGQSQAAVSGVLDALFTTVSEAVAKGSKVSIPGWIAFEQVETAARTGRNPQTGAEIKIPAGKRVKVTAGSKLKAAVK, from the coding sequence ATGGCCGACAAGAACATCACCAAGACCGAGCTCGTTGCGAGCATCGCGAGCGCGACCGGTCAGAGCCAGGCCGCCGTCTCGGGCGTGCTCGACGCGCTCTTCACCACCGTCTCGGAGGCCGTCGCCAAGGGCTCGAAGGTCTCGATCCCCGGCTGGATCGCGTTCGAGCAGGTCGAGACCGCCGCTCGCACCGGCCGCAACCCGCAGACCGGCGCCGAGATCAAGATCCCGGCCGGCAAGCGCGTCAAGGTGACCGCCGGCTCGAAGCTGAAGGCCGCCGTCAAGTAA
- a CDS encoding cytochrome c oxidase assembly protein: protein MTPRLLRAAGPAILVLAALAAAVWALAFAGGADPLTVGDPGPVIRWGLPVAKLLVNLSAAAMIGALVVALWALRAGEREFDVALDTASIGAAVFTVASGTVTFFTFLSVFNPQLSAGPEFGAQLGRFLVDTELGRAWLLTTIAAAAVTVLAFAVRGWIPTLVTAILAAASLIPMATQGHSGDLASHGLVVTALAIHILGAAVWLGGLVLIVVVRPVLAGDRVRTVLERYSTIALAAFVVVAASGVLRSLAAIASPLELVTTPYGVVLSVKIVALIAMGLLGAWYRLRLIATHTSGVFWRVVTLELALMGIASGAAAALARSAPPVGEEPPTAQTPAEILTGEPLPPELTPIRLLTEWDIDPLWLLAGAFGIALYLAGVWRLRRRGDHWPVYRTVLWVLGMLLLVWVTNGALNAYGHTLFSMHMLMHMLLSMAIPLLLVPGAPVTLAARAIPKREDGSRGGREWILWIVHNPVAKVLTHPLVAAGIFIGSLWLFYFSELFRWSLYDHLGHEWMVTHFLISGYLFVMSLVGIDPVPYRLPHAGRLVTLIVVMAMHAFFGIAIMSQSGLMVAEWYGAMGRTWGATPLEDQYAGGGIAWSIGEIPTLITAITVAIQWSRSDERQQRRRDRHADRTGDAELDAYNARLAALAERDRRAGV from the coding sequence GTGACTCCCCGCCTCCTTCGAGCTGCCGGCCCGGCGATCCTCGTCCTCGCGGCGCTCGCGGCGGCGGTCTGGGCGCTCGCGTTCGCCGGCGGAGCGGATCCCCTCACGGTCGGCGACCCCGGGCCCGTCATCCGCTGGGGTCTGCCGGTCGCGAAGCTCCTCGTCAACCTCTCGGCGGCGGCGATGATCGGGGCGCTCGTCGTGGCGCTGTGGGCGCTGCGCGCGGGCGAGCGCGAGTTCGACGTCGCGCTGGACACGGCGTCGATCGGCGCCGCGGTCTTCACGGTCGCCAGCGGCACCGTCACGTTCTTCACCTTCCTCTCGGTGTTCAACCCGCAGCTCAGCGCGGGCCCGGAGTTCGGTGCCCAGCTGGGCCGCTTCCTCGTCGACACCGAGCTCGGCCGCGCCTGGCTGCTCACGACGATCGCCGCCGCGGCCGTCACCGTGCTGGCCTTCGCCGTCCGCGGCTGGATCCCCACGCTCGTCACCGCGATCCTGGCCGCCGCCTCGCTCATCCCCATGGCGACGCAGGGCCACTCGGGCGACCTCGCCAGCCACGGCCTCGTCGTGACCGCGCTCGCGATCCACATCCTCGGCGCCGCGGTCTGGCTGGGCGGCCTCGTGCTCATCGTCGTCGTGCGGCCCGTGCTCGCCGGCGATCGGGTGCGTACCGTGCTGGAGCGCTATTCGACCATCGCGCTCGCGGCCTTCGTCGTCGTCGCGGCCAGCGGCGTGCTGCGCTCGCTCGCGGCGATCGCCTCGCCGCTCGAGCTCGTGACCACGCCCTACGGCGTCGTGCTGAGCGTCAAGATCGTCGCACTCATCGCGATGGGCCTGCTCGGCGCCTGGTACCGGCTCCGCCTCATCGCCACCCACACCAGCGGCGTCTTCTGGCGGGTGGTCACGCTCGAGCTGGCGCTCATGGGCATCGCGTCCGGGGCGGCCGCGGCGCTCGCGCGCTCGGCGCCGCCCGTCGGCGAGGAGCCGCCCACCGCCCAGACGCCCGCCGAGATCCTCACCGGCGAGCCGCTGCCCCCCGAGCTCACGCCCATCCGCCTGCTGACCGAGTGGGACATCGATCCGCTGTGGCTGCTGGCGGGGGCCTTCGGCATCGCGCTGTACCTGGCGGGCGTGTGGCGCCTGCGCCGACGGGGCGATCACTGGCCGGTCTACCGCACGGTGCTGTGGGTGCTGGGCATGCTCCTGCTCGTGTGGGTGACCAACGGCGCGCTCAACGCCTACGGCCACACGCTCTTCAGCATGCACATGCTCATGCACATGCTGCTGAGCATGGCGATCCCGCTGCTGCTCGTGCCCGGCGCGCCCGTGACGCTCGCCGCGCGCGCGATCCCGAAGCGCGAGGACGGCTCCCGCGGCGGACGCGAGTGGATCCTGTGGATCGTGCACAACCCCGTCGCGAAGGTGCTGACGCACCCGCTCGTCGCCGCCGGGATCTTCATCGGATCGCTGTGGCTGTTCTACTTCAGCGAGCTGTTCCGCTGGAGCCTGTACGACCACCTGGGCCACGAGTGGATGGTCACCCACTTCCTCATCTCGGGCTACCTGTTCGTCATGTCGCTCGTGGGGATCGATCCCGTGCCGTACCGGCTGCCGCACGCCGGCCGGCTGGTGACGCTCATCGTCGTCATGGCGATGCACGCGTTCTTCGGCATCGCGATCATGAGCCAGAGCGGACTCATGGTGGCCGAGTGGTACGGCGCCATGGGCCGCACGTGGGGCGCGACGCCGCTCGAGGACCAGTACGCGGGCGGCGGCATCGCGTGGTCGATCGGCGAGATCCCCACGCTCATCACCGCGATCACCGTGGCGATCCAGTGGAGCCGCAGCGACGAGCGGCAGCAGCGCCGCCGCGATCGCCACGCCGACCGCACGGGCGATGCCGAGCTCGACGCCTACAACGCGCGCCTCGCGGCCCTCGCCGAGCGCGACCGCCGCGCCGGGGTCTGA
- a CDS encoding ATP-dependent DNA helicase translates to MSEPVLSAEQEALFRLIEDTREHVFITGRAGTGKSTLLRHLTWNTSKQIAICAPTGVAALNVEGQTIHSLFRLPIGLIADTDLDQNESTRKILGAIDTLVIDEISMVNADLMDGIDRALRQARGRRAEPFGGVQVVMFGDPYQLAPVPPRGDEARYIADHYRSFWFFDAHVWAGEAPAADGLIDIGRHGADLHIRELTHIHRQSDDGFKAMLNAVRYGRVTQEIADALNAKGARTPPDDPHDPIITLATRNDRVNAINAKHLAQLGGREQTARAEISGDFGKGDVYPADPELKLKVGAQVMFLRNDVGSKGDPPRWVNGTIGTVTKIVGETVKVEVDREEFEVEPSVWEKYRYAYDPHTRKLTREVVAEFTQFPLRLAWAVTIHKSQGKTYDRAIVDLGAGAFAPGQTYVALSRLTSLDGLYLSRPLRPSDIRVDEDVRRFMRGVWEKQGAQMRVG, encoded by the coding sequence GTGAGCGAGCCCGTGCTGTCGGCGGAACAGGAGGCCCTGTTCCGCCTCATCGAGGACACGCGCGAGCACGTCTTCATCACGGGCCGCGCGGGGACCGGCAAGTCGACCCTGCTGCGCCACCTCACCTGGAACACGTCGAAGCAGATCGCCATCTGCGCGCCCACGGGTGTGGCCGCCCTCAACGTGGAGGGCCAGACGATCCACTCGCTGTTCCGGCTGCCGATCGGTCTCATCGCCGACACGGACCTCGATCAGAACGAGTCGACGCGGAAGATCCTGGGCGCGATCGACACGCTCGTGATCGACGAGATCTCGATGGTCAACGCCGACCTCATGGACGGGATCGATCGCGCGCTGCGGCAGGCGCGCGGCCGGCGGGCCGAGCCCTTCGGGGGCGTGCAGGTGGTCATGTTCGGCGATCCGTACCAGCTGGCACCGGTGCCCCCGCGCGGCGACGAGGCGCGCTACATCGCCGATCACTACCGGTCGTTCTGGTTCTTCGACGCGCACGTGTGGGCGGGTGAGGCCCCCGCCGCCGACGGGCTCATCGACATCGGCCGCCACGGCGCCGACCTGCACATCCGCGAGCTCACGCACATCCACCGCCAGTCCGACGACGGGTTCAAGGCGATGCTCAACGCCGTCCGGTACGGGCGCGTCACCCAGGAGATCGCCGACGCGCTCAACGCCAAGGGCGCGCGGACGCCGCCGGACGATCCGCACGACCCGATCATCACGCTCGCCACGCGCAACGATCGCGTCAACGCGATCAACGCGAAGCATCTCGCCCAGCTGGGCGGCCGCGAGCAGACGGCGCGCGCCGAGATCAGCGGCGACTTCGGCAAGGGCGACGTGTACCCGGCCGATCCGGAGCTGAAGCTCAAGGTGGGGGCGCAGGTGATGTTCCTGCGCAACGACGTGGGCAGCAAGGGCGATCCGCCCCGCTGGGTCAACGGCACGATCGGCACCGTGACGAAGATCGTGGGCGAGACCGTCAAGGTCGAGGTGGACCGCGAGGAGTTCGAGGTGGAGCCGTCGGTGTGGGAGAAGTACCGCTACGCCTACGACCCGCACACGCGCAAGCTCACCCGCGAGGTGGTCGCCGAGTTCACGCAGTTCCCGCTGCGCCTGGCGTGGGCGGTGACGATCCACAAGTCGCAGGGCAAGACGTACGACCGCGCGATCGTCGACCTGGGCGCCGGAGCGTTCGCGCCCGGCCAGACCTACGTCGCCCTGAGCCGCCTCACCTCGCTCGACGGCCTGTACCTCAGCCGCCCGCTGCGCCCGAGCGACATCCGCGTCGACGAGGACGTGCGCCGCTTCATGCGGGGCGTCTGGGAGAAGCAGGGCGCGCAGATGCGCGTCGGCTGA
- a CDS encoding serine hydrolase domain-containing protein: MRIKARRAAAALAAVVAFGIALTGCSADTQVEGVALPAQAEGSLPDDTVAQMQAAVDQAMQATGSTGAIVGVWVPWSGSWVTAHGTTEPEGAGAPVTTDMSFRVADVTRAMTCDVLYSLAAEGVLDPDDPVTDHVTSVPNLSSEETGDVTLRQLCDSTSGIGSSWESVRTAFYETPDREWHPRELASYGITQDRGTPGAAFRDSDAGYLLLGQALVDASNTSAAELMREYVFAPNGLSQTALPGADSSVPATSPSYLPGYQSWNADVEAGCVAPTEYSKASASMGYTDSGVVSTIEDLGRYGKVLAAKALAQHDPGRFDHNLPVDPSKDSWFTYGGGVYQAGSLLGQQGMVPGYATSVWADPATGMAVAVVLNNTAGSEPIAGLLGRELAAIASKAPAASGQTQPEFGLPWTAEAVHQQIADAAVCPLGE, encoded by the coding sequence ATGCGGATCAAGGCTCGTCGCGCGGCAGCGGCGCTCGCGGCGGTGGTGGCGTTCGGGATCGCGCTGACCGGGTGCTCCGCCGACACGCAGGTCGAGGGCGTGGCGCTGCCCGCGCAGGCCGAGGGCAGCCTGCCCGATGACACCGTCGCGCAGATGCAGGCGGCCGTCGACCAGGCGATGCAGGCGACCGGATCGACCGGGGCCATCGTCGGCGTGTGGGTCCCCTGGAGCGGCAGCTGGGTCACGGCGCACGGCACGACCGAGCCCGAGGGCGCCGGCGCCCCCGTGACGACCGACATGTCGTTCCGCGTCGCCGACGTCACGCGCGCGATGACCTGCGACGTGCTCTACTCGCTGGCGGCCGAGGGCGTGCTCGATCCCGACGACCCGGTCACGGATCACGTCACGAGCGTGCCGAACCTGTCGAGCGAGGAGACGGGCGACGTCACGCTGCGGCAGCTGTGCGACAGCACGAGCGGGATCGGATCGTCGTGGGAGAGCGTGCGCACGGCGTTCTACGAGACGCCCGACCGCGAGTGGCACCCGCGCGAGCTCGCCTCGTACGGCATCACGCAGGACCGCGGGACCCCCGGCGCGGCGTTCCGCGACTCGGACGCCGGATACCTCCTGCTCGGCCAGGCGCTCGTGGACGCGAGCAACACGTCCGCCGCCGAGCTGATGCGCGAGTATGTCTTCGCCCCCAACGGGCTCTCCCAGACCGCCCTGCCGGGCGCCGACTCGTCCGTCCCCGCCACGAGCCCGTCGTACCTGCCGGGCTATCAGTCGTGGAACGCCGACGTCGAGGCCGGCTGCGTCGCGCCGACGGAGTACTCCAAGGCGTCGGCGAGCATGGGCTACACCGACTCGGGCGTGGTCTCGACGATCGAGGATCTCGGCCGCTACGGCAAGGTCCTCGCCGCCAAGGCGCTGGCGCAGCACGACCCCGGCCGCTTCGATCACAACCTGCCCGTCGACCCGTCGAAGGACAGCTGGTTCACCTACGGCGGCGGCGTGTATCAGGCCGGCTCGCTGCTGGGCCAGCAGGGCATGGTGCCCGGCTATGCCACGAGCGTGTGGGCCGATCCCGCGACGGGCATGGCGGTCGCCGTGGTGCTGAACAACACGGCCGGCAGCGAGCCGATCGCCGGGCTCCTGGGTCGCGAGCTGGCCGCGATCGCGTCGAAGGCGCCGGCTGCCAGCGGGCAGACGCAGCCCGAGTTCGGGCTGCCGTGGACCGCCGAGGCCGTGCACCAGCAGATCGCCGATGCGGCGGTCTGCCCCCTCGGCGAGTGA
- a CDS encoding EamA family transporter yields MALGLVGIGLLCQEVGAAIAVLVFPHTGPLGMVMLRLAFSAIMLLVIARPALRGHSPAAWWAVVRFGAVLASMNGTFYLALERLDLGVTVTIEVLGPLVLSVVLARRASAWLWAGLALAGVIALGAGGWSDLDPIGVGFALLAAASWAGYIRGSAAVGRAFAGVDGLALAMAVGAVISLPFGIVDAGPALLDPALLGLGAAVALLSSTIPYAAELAALRRLTESAFGILTSIGPATAATAGFLLLGQDLQWLEIVGIALVIAASAGAVWTSARRTSLPIAEPVA; encoded by the coding sequence ATGGCGCTCGGGCTCGTGGGCATCGGGCTGCTGTGCCAGGAGGTGGGCGCGGCGATCGCGGTGCTCGTGTTCCCGCACACCGGGCCGCTGGGCATGGTGATGCTGCGCCTGGCGTTCTCGGCGATCATGCTGCTGGTCATCGCGCGCCCCGCGCTGCGCGGCCACTCGCCCGCCGCCTGGTGGGCGGTCGTACGGTTCGGTGCCGTGCTCGCGAGCATGAACGGAACCTTCTACCTCGCGCTCGAACGCCTGGATCTGGGCGTCACCGTCACGATCGAGGTGCTCGGGCCGCTCGTGCTGTCGGTCGTGCTGGCGCGGCGGGCATCGGCCTGGCTGTGGGCGGGGCTCGCGCTCGCCGGCGTCATCGCCCTCGGCGCGGGCGGCTGGTCGGACCTCGACCCGATCGGCGTCGGCTTCGCGCTGCTGGCCGCGGCGAGCTGGGCCGGCTACATCCGCGGCAGCGCCGCCGTCGGTCGGGCCTTCGCCGGCGTCGACGGGCTCGCGCTGGCCATGGCGGTCGGGGCGGTGATCTCGCTGCCCTTCGGCATCGTCGACGCGGGCCCGGCGCTGCTCGACCCGGCGCTGCTCGGCCTCGGCGCCGCCGTGGCGCTGCTGTCGTCGACCATCCCCTACGCCGCCGAGCTGGCGGCCCTGCGGCGCCTGACCGAGTCGGCATTCGGCATCCTCACGAGCATCGGCCCGGCCACCGCGGCCACCGCCGGGTTCCTGCTGCTGGGCCAGGACCTGCAGTGGCTCGAGATCGTGGGCATCGCGCTGGTGATCGCCGCGAGCGCGGGCGCCGTGTGGACCTCGGCCCGCCGCACCTCGTTGCCGATCGCGGAGCCGGTGGCGTAG
- a CDS encoding DUF2087 domain-containing protein: protein MGTGDNAWRPVVAALANPDTRAVIGLLIAGGDVEGHLAELSPSRRRHVVATLVRAGVVDESLAFRPEVFDELLRREPARKATGIDRFLRHGRIAQYPSRPAERAELLRWVAARALRPGEVVPEREMNERLAAFSDDTAVLRRYLVDAGLVERRRDGTEYALVPGAADERLRGDDARP from the coding sequence ATGGGCACGGGCGACAACGCGTGGCGACCGGTCGTCGCCGCGCTGGCGAACCCCGACACGCGCGCGGTGATCGGGCTGCTCATCGCCGGCGGTGATGTCGAGGGCCACCTGGCGGAGCTGTCGCCGTCGCGCCGGCGTCACGTCGTCGCCACCCTCGTGCGCGCCGGCGTCGTCGACGAGTCGCTCGCGTTCCGGCCCGAGGTCTTCGACGAGCTGCTCCGACGCGAGCCGGCGCGGAAGGCGACGGGGATCGATCGCTTCCTGCGCCACGGGCGGATCGCGCAGTACCCGTCGCGGCCGGCCGAGCGCGCGGAGCTGCTGCGCTGGGTCGCCGCGCGGGCGCTGCGGCCCGGCGAGGTCGTCCCCGAACGCGAGATGAACGAGCGGCTCGCGGCGTTCTCCGACGACACGGCGGTGCTGCGCCGGTACCTGGTCGACGCGGGGCTCGTGGAGCGCCGCCGCGACGGCACGGAGTATGCGCTCGTTCCCGGCGCTGCCGACGAGCGGTTGCGCGGGGACGACGCCCGCCCCTAG
- a CDS encoding carboxylesterase/lipase family protein, with product MERAAEGQGRRAPEARIDAGRLRGAWRGDCAAFLGVPYAQAPVGPLRFAAPQPADPWDGVREATTPGATSQRGATGVTLIPEPSVPGDDILNLNVFTPSPGPDARLPVLVYIHGGGYVSGSIASPWYDGSAFARDGIVTVTIAYRVGFDGFGWVADGASNRGVRDWLLALDWVQRNIAAFGGDPDRVTLAGQSAGGGAVLTLLGMPAARPLFRRAWSMSPTAMTISEAAARAVSDVVATRAGVGAPTAAALSAVPSERLHDLIPNPLRGGLRALARGLDGGIPNIGPAVDGDLIPRPTIEALAAGEGGDRALVVGGMEDEFSMIADELPGVLRLVPAPLVLRFLGLRGERQRAYLAANAELRSRGAARLIGRFVSDITMRRDVIRAARARAAAAPDTWVYAFTWPSPTRRWALHCLDVPFFFDVLGAPGVEAIAGAHPPAALARAYHGAAADFMRTGAVDWIRWPAGETARVFDGAGTHDSRRVYAGLMPLV from the coding sequence ATGGAACGCGCGGCGGAGGGACAGGGGCGCCGGGCGCCCGAGGCGAGGATCGATGCCGGTCGGCTCCGCGGTGCGTGGCGGGGAGACTGCGCCGCATTCCTCGGCGTGCCGTACGCGCAGGCCCCCGTCGGGCCGTTGCGCTTCGCCGCCCCGCAGCCGGCGGACCCGTGGGACGGGGTGCGCGAGGCGACGACGCCCGGGGCCACATCGCAGCGCGGCGCCACCGGCGTCACGCTCATCCCCGAGCCGTCGGTCCCGGGCGACGACATCCTCAACCTCAACGTCTTCACGCCCTCACCCGGGCCCGATGCGCGCCTGCCCGTGCTCGTGTACATCCACGGCGGCGGGTACGTGTCGGGATCGATCGCCTCGCCCTGGTACGACGGCTCGGCGTTCGCGCGCGACGGGATCGTCACCGTGACGATCGCCTACCGGGTCGGCTTCGACGGCTTCGGCTGGGTCGCCGACGGCGCCTCGAACCGCGGCGTGCGCGACTGGCTGCTGGCGCTCGACTGGGTGCAGCGCAACATCGCGGCCTTCGGCGGCGATCCGGATCGGGTCACGCTGGCCGGGCAATCCGCCGGCGGCGGCGCGGTCCTGACGCTGCTCGGCATGCCGGCGGCGCGGCCCCTGTTCCGGCGGGCATGGAGCATGTCGCCCACGGCCATGACGATCTCGGAGGCGGCGGCGCGCGCCGTGAGCGATGTCGTCGCCACGCGCGCCGGCGTCGGAGCGCCGACGGCCGCCGCGCTCTCCGCGGTGCCGAGCGAGCGGCTGCACGACCTCATCCCCAACCCGCTCCGCGGCGGGCTGCGCGCCCTGGCCCGCGGCCTGGACGGCGGCATCCCCAACATCGGGCCGGCCGTGGACGGCGATCTCATCCCGCGGCCGACGATCGAGGCGCTCGCGGCGGGCGAGGGCGGCGATCGTGCGCTCGTGGTCGGCGGCATGGAGGACGAGTTCTCGATGATCGCCGACGAGCTGCCGGGCGTGCTCCGGCTCGTCCCTGCGCCCCTGGTGCTGCGGTTCCTGGGGCTGCGCGGCGAGCGGCAGCGCGCCTACCTGGCGGCCAACGCTGAGCTGCGCTCGCGCGGCGCCGCCCGGCTCATCGGCCGGTTCGTGAGCGACATCACCATGCGCCGCGACGTGATCCGCGCGGCGCGCGCCCGGGCCGCCGCGGCGCCCGACACGTGGGTCTACGCGTTCACGTGGCCGTCGCCGACGCGGCGATGGGCGCTGCACTGCCTCGACGTGCCGTTCTTCTTCGACGTGCTCGGGGCGCCGGGTGTGGAGGCGATCGCCGGTGCGCACCCGCCCGCGGCGCTCGCGCGGGCCTACCACGGGGCCGCGGCGGACTTCATGCGCACCGGCGCGGTGGACTGGATCCGATGGCCCGCCGGCGAGACCGCGCGCGTGTTCGATGGCGCCGGCACGCACGACTCGCGCCGCGTCTACGCCGGCCTCATGCCGCTGGTGTGA
- a CDS encoding sigma-70 family RNA polymerase sigma factor — protein sequence MTTSLAAEAWGRERGRLIGIAYRMLGDLGEAEDVASDVAESALAAERRGDDVRSWPAWLTTACVRRSIDRVRALATRRETYPGPWLPEPVSLDRLPDEVAATRELLSLTLLHLAEQLRPEARAALVLHRAFGMTAREIGEILERSPAAVRQSISRAERSLRIAPGDPAPHPADAGALRRLVAAIETGEVAEVLALLDDDVVLWSDGGGRVSAARRPLIGADAVARFVLGVVEKAARAGTPVTVVPLVVNGEAALDFRRADRRDVVVLELTEAGLVRGVRQVSNPEKLSRV from the coding sequence GTGACGACATCGCTCGCGGCCGAGGCATGGGGCAGGGAGCGCGGCCGACTGATCGGGATCGCCTACCGCATGCTGGGCGATCTGGGCGAGGCCGAGGACGTCGCCAGCGACGTGGCCGAGTCGGCGCTCGCGGCCGAGCGCCGCGGCGACGACGTGCGCTCATGGCCCGCGTGGCTGACGACGGCGTGCGTGCGGCGGTCGATCGATCGCGTGCGGGCGCTCGCCACGCGCCGCGAGACGTACCCCGGGCCGTGGCTGCCGGAACCCGTCTCGCTCGATCGCCTGCCCGACGAGGTGGCGGCCACGCGCGAGCTGCTCTCGCTCACGCTGCTGCACCTGGCCGAGCAGCTGCGCCCCGAGGCGCGCGCCGCGCTCGTGCTGCACCGCGCGTTCGGCATGACGGCGCGCGAGATCGGCGAGATCCTGGAGCGCTCCCCCGCCGCCGTGCGGCAGTCGATCTCGCGCGCGGAGCGATCGCTGCGCATCGCGCCCGGCGACCCCGCCCCGCACCCCGCCGATGCCGGTGCGCTGCGGCGCCTCGTCGCGGCCATCGAGACCGGCGAGGTCGCGGAGGTGCTGGCGCTGCTCGACGACGACGTGGTGCTGTGGAGCGACGGCGGCGGCCGGGTGAGCGCCGCGCGCCGGCCGCTCATCGGCGCCGACGCCGTGGCGCGCTTCGTCCTCGGCGTGGTGGAGAAGGCGGCGCGGGCGGGCACACCCGTGACGGTCGTCCCGCTCGTGGTGAACGGCGAAGCCGCGCTGGACTTCCGCCGGGCCGACCGGCGCGACGTCGTCGTGCTCGAGCTCACCGAGGCAGGGCTCGTGCGGGGCGTGCGACAGGTGTCGAACCCCGAGAAGCTCAGCCGGGTGTGA
- a CDS encoding carboxymuconolactone decarboxylase family protein, with protein sequence MTRIDISRTNRLGYAAVIGMEGHARSSVDKRLLELLKIRASVLNGCTFCVDMHMTDGLRAGIPQRVLVAATAWEHAGDLLDEREKAVLALTDAVTRLGEDAVSDEVWDRAAAHFDDGELGALVLAIATINVWNRIAIATRMTPPVDAKHPVV encoded by the coding sequence ATGACCCGCATCGACATCAGCCGCACGAACCGCCTCGGCTACGCCGCCGTGATCGGCATGGAGGGGCACGCCCGCTCCTCCGTCGACAAGCGGCTCCTCGAGCTGCTGAAGATCCGCGCATCGGTGCTGAACGGCTGCACGTTCTGCGTCGACATGCACATGACCGACGGGCTGCGCGCCGGCATCCCCCAGCGCGTGCTCGTCGCGGCGACGGCCTGGGAGCACGCCGGCGACCTGCTCGACGAGCGCGAGAAGGCGGTGCTGGCCCTCACCGACGCCGTCACGCGGCTCGGGGAGGACGCCGTGAGCGACGAGGTGTGGGATCGCGCCGCCGCGCACTTCGACGACGGCGAGCTGGGCGCGCTGGTGCTGGCGATCGCGACGATCAACGTGTGGAACCGCATCGCGATCGCCACGCGCATGACGCCCCCGGTCGACGCCAAGCACCCCGTCGTCTGA